CTTTTTATACCTTCCGAAAGCTCTCCTATATAACTTCCAGGAGGTAGAATTTCAGGCATAATATTTATGGGAATACCAAAACTTTCAAAGAGTTCTTCCTCCCAATTATCCTTAATAGGATTATAGAGTTGAGATGTAGAAGCTATAGAAAACTCTGTTTTTATTTCTCCTGTTAGCATGAAATTAAATAAATCAGGCATAAATAGAAGCTTATATGCAGATTTAAAGAGGGATGAATTCTCTAATACCATACTATACAATTGAAATAAAGTATTTATTTGCATTATTTGAATACCTGTTAAAGAATAGATCTTTTCCTTAGGCATAACTTGGAAGGCTTTTTCTAAAATACCATCAGTTCTATGATCTCTATAGCATACAGGAAGTCCTGCCAAATATCCTTCCTTAGTGATTAGTCCAAAATCAACACCCCAAGTATCAATTCCAATACTCTCAATATCAGGATGTTTTAAAAAGGCTTTATTTATTCCTTCCTTTATTTCTTGAAAAATTTGAGGTACATTCCAATATAATCGACCTAAAATCTCAACGGGTCTATTTATGAATCTATGGACTTCTTCAACTTCTAATTTGTTCTCTTTTAGAATCCCTACCAAGGCTCTTCCACTTTCAGCCCCTAAATCAAAAGCAAGAAATTTCTTAGGCTCCATAAGGGCTTCCTCCTTACTTCTTAACTTCTTTCCTTAATAATCTTCTCCAAATAGCCACTTTCTCTAAAAGCCTTCAATGGGTCTAATGGGAGATTCATCTCTTCCCTTACTTTGTAAATTAATGGCATAACGTCTGTGTCAAAAGCGGACATTAATGTGTTCTCTGCCATAACTATATCTCCTTCCTCTTGATATTTCTTTAAGGCTTTCATATCTACAATTAGTGCCTTTGCATATAATCTGTATATATTCTCTACGCTTTGAATCATCTCTTCTATTTTATTCTTTAAGTTATGTGATTCATCTATCATATAGGCTATATCAACCTTTAATCCATCCTTTTCTGCCTTTATTATTTCATGGAATATAAGAAATAGCTCGTAAGGATTAATAGAACCTGTTGTTAAATCGTCATCTGCATATTTCTTGTTATTAAAATGGAAACCTCCTAATTTTTCTTCATCTAATAATACTGCTACAATTTGTTCTATGTTTGTACCTAAGGGATGGTGTCCTAAGTCTACTAATACATATGCTCTATCTCCTAATTTCTTTGATAAATTAAAAGCAGATCCCCAATCAGGTATATCAGTATGATAGAAGGCAGGCTCAAAGAATTTGTATTCAATAAGTAGTCTCATATTTGGTTCTAAATGTTTATAAACTTCTTTTAGGCTCTCTTCTAATCGATGTTTTCTTGCTCTAAAATCATCTTGCCCTGGATGATTGGTACCATCTGCAAGCCAAAGGGATATGTCTCGTGATTTTAGTTTTTTAGCAATCTCAATGCACTCTAATATATGGTTAATTGCCTTTTTCCGAATCTTCTCATTAGGATGGCACAAGCTCCCCAATTTATAGTCATCATCTTGGAACAAATTAGGATTTATTGCACCGGGTCTAACACCTAAAGATATAGCATAATTATAAAGCTCCTCCCAATTATCTGTCATATCCCAAGGAATATGGAGGGCAACAGTAGGACATATACCTGTTAACTTATGAACTATACTGGCATCCTGGATCTTTTCCTTAACATTTCTTGCGGAACCCTTTTGTTTAAATATGGCAAATCTTGTCCCTGAATCCTGATATCCCCAACTTGGAGTTTCCACTTTAAAATTTTTAAGGCGATCTTCTATCTCATCTACATTAATTCCTTTATCTTCCAATTTCTTTCTTAATATCTCATAGCTTTTTTCATAATCTTTCATAATTATAAAACCCCCTTTGCACGGTCTTTTAAAAATCTTTCCACCTCTTCTCTATAGGGCATAGCAGGAGCGGTTCCTATTTTTGTAACATTTAAAGCTGCCACCGCATTAGCAAAATATACTGCGGAGATTAAATCCTTTCCTTCTGCAAGGGCTACAGCTAATCCTCCATTAAAAGCATCCCCAGCTCCCGTAGTATCTACAACTTCCACTTTAAAGGAGGGGACATAAGTAGATCCTTCCTCATTTACCACTAATGCACCATCTTTCCCAAGAGTAACTACTACTTCTTTTACTCCAGAAGAGATAATCTCTCTTGCGGCTTTTTCTGCATCCTCTATAGATTCTATTTTCATCTCTGTAATAAGTTCCAATTCACTTCTATTTGGAGTAATTAGATCAACCTTCTTCCATATTTTTTTATCCAATTTTCTTCCAGGGGCGGGATTAAGAATTGATAAAGGTTTTTCCTTTTTAGAAACCAAGTCTATAGTATAAGCTACTGTTTCCACAGGTATTTCTAATTGGAGAAGAACCACATCTGCTCCCAATATAATATCTTTTGCCTTCTCCACAAGCCCTCTATCTACCTCCATATTAGCTCCAGGCGCTACCACTATCATATTTTCTCCTGTTTTATCATCTACCATTATTAAAGCTATTCCTGTATGAGTTTTATCAGTTATTTTTAAATAATCTATATTTATGTTTTCATTTAAAAAATTATTTCTTGCTACTTCTCCAAAATAGTCTTTCCCTATACATCCTACAAAATAGACCTCTGCTCCTAATCTAGCTGCACACACTGCTTGGTTAGAGCCTTTGCCTCCAGGTCCCATTTTAAAAGGACCACCCAAAACTGTTTCTCCTGGTTTTGGAAGCCAAGGAGCTTTTGACATAAGATCAGTATTGTAACTTCCTACTATAACTATTTTTTTCTTTTCCAAGAAGAATCACCTCCCAAATTTATCCTTTAATAGCACCAAAGGTTAACCCTCTAACCAAATATTTCTGGAAGAAGATTACAAGAAGGATACTAGGAATAGTAGCTACTAAAGATAGAGCAGAAAGTTCTCCCCATTGGATTCCATGTCCTCCAATTAACTCTGAAAGAACCACAGGAAGAGTTGTCACACTTGACCGTGTGAAAATAAGAGCAAATAGAAATTCATTCCATGCAAAGACAAAAACAAATAAAGTTGCTACAACTACACCAGGTAAGATAAGGGGAAAGGTAACTTTCCAGAAAGCCCTAAATCTTGTGTAACCATCTACTAATGC
The Dictyoglomus sp. NZ13-RE01 genome window above contains:
- the rhaI gene encoding L-rhamnose isomerase produces the protein MKDYEKSYEILRKKLEDKGINVDEIEDRLKNFKVETPSWGYQDSGTRFAIFKQKGSARNVKEKIQDASIVHKLTGICPTVALHIPWDMTDNWEELYNYAISLGVRPGAINPNLFQDDDYKLGSLCHPNEKIRKKAINHILECIEIAKKLKSRDISLWLADGTNHPGQDDFRARKHRLEESLKEVYKHLEPNMRLLIEYKFFEPAFYHTDIPDWGSAFNLSKKLGDRAYVLVDLGHHPLGTNIEQIVAVLLDEEKLGGFHFNNKKYADDDLTTGSINPYELFLIFHEIIKAEKDGLKVDIAYMIDESHNLKNKIEEMIQSVENIYRLYAKALIVDMKALKKYQEEGDIVMAENTLMSAFDTDVMPLIYKVREEMNLPLDPLKAFRESGYLEKIIKERS
- the rbsK gene encoding ribokinase, which codes for MEKKKIVIVGSYNTDLMSKAPWLPKPGETVLGGPFKMGPGGKGSNQAVCAARLGAEVYFVGCIGKDYFGEVARNNFLNENINIDYLKITDKTHTGIALIMVDDKTGENMIVVAPGANMEVDRGLVEKAKDIILGADVVLLQLEIPVETVAYTIDLVSKKEKPLSILNPAPGRKLDKKIWKKVDLITPNRSELELITEMKIESIEDAEKAAREIISSGVKEVVVTLGKDGALVVNEEGSTYVPSFKVEVVDTTGAGDAFNGGLAVALAEGKDLISAVYFANAVAALNVTKIGTAPAMPYREEVERFLKDRAKGVL